A genomic window from Sulfurospirillum multivorans DSM 12446 includes:
- the ttdB gene encoding L(+)-tartrate dehydratase subunit beta, which translates to MKKVLTTPIQDEDIASLRVGDIVYLSGTLVTCRDEGHRRVVAENSMPSLPLDRIAIFHAGPIVRDVEGGWEMVSIGPTTSMRMERYEKEFLAKTGVKLVIGKGGMGEKTAQGCKESFAVHAVFPGGCGVVAAEQVEKIEGKEWPEFGMPEAFWILKVKEFGPLIISIDTEGNNLFEANKVTFHARKEVALKDTAKQIVSMIAKS; encoded by the coding sequence ATGAAAAAAGTTTTAACAACCCCGATTCAAGATGAAGATATTGCATCGCTTCGCGTGGGAGACATCGTTTATTTGAGCGGCACATTGGTGACATGCAGAGATGAAGGACACCGTAGAGTTGTGGCAGAAAATAGCATGCCCTCCCTTCCGTTGGATCGCATCGCCATTTTTCATGCAGGGCCGATTGTGAGAGACGTGGAAGGTGGTTGGGAGATGGTTTCTATTGGACCCACAACCAGCATGCGCATGGAGCGTTATGAAAAAGAGTTTTTAGCCAAAACGGGCGTTAAATTGGTCATAGGCAAAGGCGGCATGGGCGAAAAAACGGCGCAAGGGTGCAAAGAAAGCTTTGCTGTGCATGCCGTTTTCCCAGGTGGTTGTGGTGTGGTTGCTGCGGAGCAAGTGGAAAAAATCGAAGGTAAAGAGTGGCCAGAATTTGGGATGCCAGAGGCTTTTTGGATACTCAAAGTCAAAGAGTTTGGTCCGTTGATTATCTCGATCGACACAGAGGGAAATAACCTTTTTGAAGCGAATAAAGTGACATTTCATGCACGAAAAGAAGTTGCGCTTAAAGATACTGCCAAACAGATTGTTTCGATGATCGCCAAGAGCTAG
- a CDS encoding GntR family transcriptional regulator produces the protein MMNLTKIQMLPAREQVASILRSSILTGGISKGQSITLDSIGEQVGMSRTPVREAFQILANEGLIELRQNRCAIVKGISEEAIKDHYEMRILLETEAFRRACANMNDHILEAIKKINKQGQRAKEAGDTEAYNIANQAFHMTIWEAAGSEKLKSFLALLWNGLSMNRLVTAQEYAAISLAEHDQMVEKLIEKDYEGACNIMREHIVRSMNSTLSNFK, from the coding sequence ATGATGAATCTTACCAAAATACAGATGTTACCCGCGCGCGAACAAGTCGCTTCGATCCTTCGCTCTTCCATCCTCACAGGCGGCATCAGCAAGGGTCAGTCTATCACCCTAGATAGTATCGGTGAGCAAGTTGGCATGTCTCGAACACCCGTTCGCGAAGCGTTTCAGATTCTTGCGAACGAAGGGCTCATCGAACTTCGCCAAAACCGTTGCGCCATCGTTAAGGGCATCTCGGAAGAGGCGATCAAAGACCATTACGAAATGCGCATCTTACTCGAAACCGAAGCGTTTAGACGCGCCTGCGCTAATATGAACGATCACATTCTTGAAGCGATCAAAAAGATCAACAAACAAGGGCAACGTGCCAAAGAAGCAGGCGATACGGAGGCGTATAATATCGCCAACCAAGCGTTTCACATGACCATCTGGGAAGCCGCGGGGAGTGAAAAACTCAAATCTTTTCTCGCTCTTTTGTGGAATGGTCTCTCCATGAACCGTCTGGTCACAGCGCAAGAGTACGCCGCTATTTCACTCGCTGAACACGACCAAATGGTCGAAAAACTGATTGAAAAAGATTATGAAGGGGCATGTAACATTATGCGCGAACATATCGTTCGCAGTATGAACAGCACCCTTTCTAATTTTAAATAA
- the ttdA gene encoding L(+)-tartrate dehydratase subunit alpha, producing the protein MSTCEEEAKLVAILGKFIDIVSKELPDDVMKKLTELRTQEEAPLAKAIYDVMFENMDKAKKLNRPTCQDTGVIQFFVRSGSRFPLLGKLRSILREATISATKSAPLRLNAVEVFDEKNTGTNVGTDVPFIEWEIVDDSTNVEIEVYQAGGGCSLPGRSIVLPPLAGYEGAMKFVFDTIVDWGINACPPLVVGVGIGTCSTSAAKLSKKAMLRPIGTSHPHPKAAAMEKSIEEGLNAIGLGPQGISGKNSVMAVHVEGMAHHPSVLGVGVTVGCWANRHGIIRFDEHLAYEVVSHTGVSL; encoded by the coding sequence ATGTCTACATGTGAAGAAGAAGCAAAGCTAGTAGCGATTTTAGGAAAATTCATCGACATTGTCTCCAAAGAGCTGCCCGATGATGTGATGAAAAAGCTCACAGAACTTAGAACACAAGAGGAAGCGCCCTTAGCCAAAGCGATTTACGATGTGATGTTTGAAAATATGGATAAAGCCAAAAAGCTAAATCGCCCGACGTGTCAAGATACAGGTGTGATTCAGTTTTTTGTGCGTTCAGGCTCTCGCTTTCCTCTGCTAGGAAAACTACGAAGCATTTTAAGGGAAGCGACGATTAGTGCAACAAAAAGTGCACCCTTGCGCCTCAATGCAGTCGAAGTGTTTGATGAAAAAAACACAGGAACCAATGTAGGAACGGATGTGCCCTTTATCGAGTGGGAGATCGTGGATGATAGTACCAACGTCGAGATCGAAGTGTATCAAGCAGGAGGTGGTTGTTCGCTTCCAGGTCGTAGCATCGTTTTACCTCCCCTTGCGGGCTATGAGGGTGCGATGAAATTTGTCTTTGATACGATTGTCGATTGGGGTATTAATGCGTGCCCACCACTTGTCGTGGGCGTGGGGATTGGAACCTGTTCAACGTCTGCGGCGAAGCTCTCCAAAAAAGCGATGCTAAGACCGATTGGCACTTCTCATCCGCACCCCAAAGCGGCAGCCATGGAAAAAAGCATCGAGGAAGGGCTAAACGCGATTGGTTTAGGACCTCAGGGTATTTCAGGGAAAAACAGCGTGATGGCAGTCCATGTTGAAGGCATGGCGCACCACCCTTCGGTTTTGGGTGTGGGTGTCACGGTAGGATGCTGGGCAAATCGTCACGGCATCATTCGATTTGATGAACATTTAGCGTACGAAGTGGTGTCGCACACAGGAGTGAGTCTATGA